From Polaribacter haliotis:
ATTATAAACGAAACATTAGCCAAAGAGCTTAATATTTATGATAATCCTATTGGAAAAAAAATAAGACCAGGTTTTAGTGATGAAACTAAAAAAACGAAAACCTTTGAAGTTGTTGGTATGGTTAAAGACTATCATACATTTGGTTTAGATCGTAAAATAGTACCAACATTTATGTTCCACTGGAATACTGTTGGTTGGGTTAAGAATAATTTTTGGAAAATGCAATTTAAAATAAAACCAAACAATGTATCAGAAACTTTAAAGCATTTAGAAAATTATTGGAAACAAAATGTAGAACAAGGTTATCCCTTTAATGCAGAATTTTTAAACAAACGATTTGCAAGAACATATAAGAAATATCAAAATCAAAAAACATTGTTTTTAATTTTAACATCTATCGTTATTATTATTTCTCTATTAGGTTTGTTTGCTTTGGCCACGTTAACAATTCAACAAAGATTAAAAGAAGTTGCAATTCGTAAAACATTAGGTGCTTCTGTAAAAGAAATTATGTTTCAGTTGATAAAAAGTTTCTTGAAAATTACTTTAATTTCATCTATAATTCTAATTCCAATAGCGTTTTATTTTATGGAAAATTGGCTAGAAGATTTTGTGTATAGAATAGATATGCCAATTCTCCCATTTATAATTACACCAATAATTTTAACAATTTTAGTTTTTGTAGTTGTAGGTTTAAAAGCATTTAATGCAACAAAAATAGACTTGATTAAATATTTAAAATTCGAATAAATATTAAAAACAGTCACACTTTAAAAATAATTGAGTCTTTAAATCGTAAACAACAATTTAAAACGAACTTTAAAATAAAAATATGAAATTCAAATTAACTCTTTTCTTAATGACTTTATTATGTATTAATAATAGTTTAACAGCTCAGAAAACAATAGAACTTAAAGAAAAGTTTGATAAAGTAATTGTAAGTCCACATATAGAAGTAGTTTTTAAAAAAGGGGACAAGGCAAGCATTAAAATTGAAGAAATTAGTGTTCCAATAGAAAAGTTTAATTACGAATTAGAAAAAGGTACACTCCAAGTATATTTAGAAGGAGCAAAAACCTATACTAAAAATAAAAAGGTTGTTATTAGAAACCAAGAAAGAAAAGTCCCATTATATAAAAATAGAGTGGTTAGTTTAATAATTACTTACGCTGATGTATCCATATTTTCTTTAAGAGGAGAAGAAAAAATTACTTTTAATAGTCCATTAATTCAAGATAAATGCGAATTACGTATTTATGGTAAATCTGAAGTAACGATTCCTACTATAGATGTAAATAAATTATATGTCTCTATTTACGGAAATAGTTATCTTAATATAGAAAAAGGAAAGATTCAGAAGCAAAAAATTACTGCTTATGGAGAAAGTAAAGTTATGGCTTCAGAAGTTGAATCGAAAGAAACTAAACTAACTGCTTATGGAAGTGGAACCTTTCAATTAAATGCAACAGAAAGTATAAAAGTAACTTCATATGGAGAAGCAACAGTCTTATATAAAGGAGATGCTAAACTAAAAAAAGGAATTATTATAGGAGAATCTACTATAAAAAAAGTTCAATAAATTTAAATATATATTGAAATTCAAAAATTCTTTATAAAACTAAAAAAGGTCGAAACTTAATTCGACCTTTTTTCTTCTTTTACTAACAAAATTCCTTTGAAGGTTTTGTTTTAAAAATAACCTTTATAATAATTACTTCCAAACTTATTACCCCTAATAAATAGAAGGATGCAATTTAAGGTTAAGCTAATTTAAAGCCTATTTCTCGTAGTTTATTGTAAATAATCGTAATTATGGTTTTTTTAAAGCTTTTTTTATTAGTGTAAATTCATCTTTAAAATAATCTTTAAAAGATTTAGATGTAAATGCTTTAAAATCTTTTGCAAAATGAGATTCATCGTAATAATTATACATATAGATTAAATCTTTTAAATCTATTTTATTGCTTTCATATTGTTTCATTAAATTTTTAAAGCGAAAAATTCTAATGTATTTTGCTGGTGTTAAACCTACCATTTTTTTAAATAGAGTTTCTAAAGTCTTTTGCCCAAAAGGAATTTCATTTAATAATTCATTTACAGATATCATTCCTTCTTTTAAATGAATGGTATGTAAAACCTTATCTATTGCAATTGTATTTTTATTCTCTATTATAGGTATTTCTAATAGTAGTTTTTCTAGTTTTGCGAATAATTTTTTGAAATCATTATTATGATTGATAAAAATATTTTCAAACTTATCAGCAAGATTTTTATCTATTTGGTTAAAAACAGAATATTTATGTGAAAATTTAGATATATCTAAACCCGTTAATTTATGAAGGGCTGTAGGTTTAAAACTTAATCCACAAGCAGAACCAATTTCACTTACATTAAACTTGTAAGACTTGTAGAACTGCCCATTTATAATTAAATTTTTAATTACAGTTTCATTATTATTTAATGAAATTTTTTGACCATTAGAGTAAATATAAGCTATACCTGTATTGCCAAGAGGTATTATAGTTGCATTTAATGGAACTATTTTTTTTGAATATACAATATGATAAAAATCTTCAACTAAATGACTTGTTTTATCTACATTAAAATAAGTTAGTTTCATAGAATGCAATTTCCTTATTCTAAAAATAAATAAAAAAAAATATTAATACCTACTATTTTTTGGTTATCCAATTTTTAGTAATCAAAAACTTTAAATTTCTAACAAAAAGCTTTTAGTACTTATGGTAACTTATTTTTTTAGACAAAAGCTAATTATTTTTAATTTCGATTTTATTTTTTTTAGGACTTCTTTCTCTAAATGTACCAGCAAAAAGTAATCCTCCAATAATACCCATAAGAATGAAAGCAACTTGTTCAAATAAGTTGACAGAACCTGTTGTAGTAGATGGATTAAAAAAGGAGTTACTTAAACCCATAAAAGATTTACTTCCTGGTACAAGCATAACAACTCCTTGAATTAAATATACTGTTTTTGGAGTTTTGGAAATCAATCCAAATAAACGACTCATTGCAACCACAACCAAAGTACCAATAAACGTACTTACTAATATGCCATACCCAGAAAATAATACAGTCATTAAAAATGCAACTACACCTGTTAATACACCAAAAAGCATATCTTTTTTACGAACCTGAAATATTGGTAATAACGTAATCGATAATATAGGAATGGCTAAATAAATAGTCCATTTAGGCATCTCAGACACATGATAAGTTAAGTCAATATTTACCAATGATGTCATTAATGCAATACCAAGTAATACACCAAAAAATTGTTTAAATAATAAGATAATTGCATCAAAAAGTTTTGCGCCACCAGAAACCAAACTTTTAGAAGTTATTTCTTCTAAAGCAGTTGTAATTGCTAATCCTGGAATAAAAATAATAATAGAAGATAATATAGTTAAACCTAAATTAAGGTTTGGAAAAATTAATGTTAGTAAGCAACAGATTATAGTTACAACTAAAGCACTTAAAGATTCGAATACATTTTCTAAATATTTAGACTTTTTGGTTAAAAAAACTAATAGATAAATAAACGCACCTAATATTAAGGAAAATACAAAAGAAACAAGATTAGTACCTATTAATAAACTAAAACAACCTGCAGATAAAGCGTATGCTAAAACTAAATATAAATGATTTATTTCCTGTGTTTTTGCATGTATAATATTCAATTCTTTATGTATAGAATCATTGTTAATTTTAGAATCAATAACCTTATTTGTTAATTCTGCAATTCTAGAATAAGCACCTAAGTTTAAAGAACCTGGTAAAACACATTCAACATAATTATAAGAATTTTCATCTTCATAAAAAACATAGTTTATCCATGTAGGAGAATCCATAAAACTACCCGTAATTCCTTGTTTTTTAGCTACTTCAGTTAAGTATGCTTGTATTTTGTAGGAAGGAATACCATATACGTGTAACGCTTTTCCTAGCGCAACTATAAATTGATATTTTTCAGGAATTTTCATTTGTACTTATTTAAAATTGCTATTTTACTATTTATTTAAACAAAAAAAAGGGCTTTTTAAAAAAGCCCTTTTATAGATACTTCTTATATAATATTACTTTGTTAACCAATTTTTAGCATTTACAAAAGCTTCTAACCAAGGAGAAACTTCATCTTTTCTTCCAGCAGGATAATTTGCCCAATTCCATTGGAATGTAGAACGCTCTATATGAGGCATTGTAACTAAATGACGACCAGTTTTATCTGTCATCATTGCAGTGTTAAAATCAGATCCATTAGGGTTGTTTGGATAGCCTTTATAACCATATTTTGCAACAATGTTATAGTTTTCTTCAGCTTCTGGTAAATTAAATTTTCCTTCTCCATGAGAAATCCAAACTCCTAATTCTGTTCCTGCTAAACTCGATAACATTACAGAATTATTTTCTTGAATTTTTACAGAAGTAAAAGAACTTTCGTGCTTTTTAGAATCGTTATGTACTAATTTTCCATGTACTTTATGTTCTGGATTAATTAAATCTAATTCCATCCATAATTGTGCTCCATTACAAATACCTATTGATAAAGTATCTTCTCTTTTAAAGAAATTCTTTAAAGCTGCTTTTGCTTTTGCATTGTATTTAAATGCTCCAGCCCAACCTTTTGCAGAACCTAAAACATCTGAATTAGAAAAACCTCCAACAGCACCAATAAACTGAATATCTTCTAACGTTTCACGACCAGAAATTAAATCTGTCATGTGAACATCTTTCACATCAAAACCAGCTAAATACATAGCATTTGCCATTTCACGTTCAGAGTTTGAACCTTTTTCTCTTATGATTGCAGCTTTTGGTTTCTTTTTCCCAATTTTTGGAAGCTTTCCAGTAAATTTCTTTGGAAAAGTATATTGTAAAGGCTGTTTTTTATAATTATCAAAACGATCTTTTGCCAAGTCGTTTGCTGTTTGTTTTTGGTCTAATAAGAAAGAAGTTTTATACCAAACATCTCTCATTTCAGCAACATCAAAAGCGAATGTTTCATCGTTATTTTTAATGGTTACTTTTCCAGAATTATTAGCAGTTCCAATATTGAAAGCAACAATTCCTTTTTCTTCTAAAGTTGCTTCTACAGAAGCATCTGCTTGAAAAACGATTCCAGCATTTTCAGAAAATAATAATTTTATTGAGTCTTCTTCATTTAATTCAGAAAGATTAAAATCTGCTCCTAAATTTACATCAGCAAAACACATTTCTAATAAAGTAGTGATAAAACCTCCAGAAGCAATATCATGGCCAGCAACAATTTTATTGTCTTTTATTAATTTTTGAATGGTGTTGAAAACCGTTTTTAAATACCTTGGATTCGTAACATCAGGTGCTTCATTTCCAATTGCATTTAAAGTCTGATTAAAAGAACTTCCACCTAATTTATATTCGTCTTGAGAAATGTTTATATAGTAGATATTTCCACCATCGATTTGTAAAACAGGTTCTACAACTTTAGAAATTTCGTTACAGTTTCCTGCAGCCGAAATAATAACGGTTCCCGGAGAAATTACTTCTCCATCAGGATATTTTTGCTTCATAGAAAGCGAATCTTTTCCTGTTGGTACATTAATTCCTAAATCTATAGAAAACTCTGAAATGGCTTTTACAGCTTTGTACAAACGAGCGTCTTCACCTTCATTTTTACAAGGCCACATCCAGTTTGCAGATAATGAAACACTTTTTAAATTATCTTTTAAAGGCGCCCAAATCATATTTGTTAACGCTTCTGTGATTGAATTTCTACTTCCAGCTTCTGGATGAATTAATCCAGAAATAGGGGAGTGCCCAATTGTGGTTGCAATTCCTTCTTTTCCATTATAATCCAAAGCCATAACACCCACATTATTCAACGGAATTTGTAAAGAACCAACACATTGTTGTTTGGCAACTT
This genomic window contains:
- a CDS encoding head GIN domain-containing protein; the encoded protein is MKFKLTLFLMTLLCINNSLTAQKTIELKEKFDKVIVSPHIEVVFKKGDKASIKIEEISVPIEKFNYELEKGTLQVYLEGAKTYTKNKKVVIRNQERKVPLYKNRVVSLIITYADVSIFSLRGEEKITFNSPLIQDKCELRIYGKSEVTIPTIDVNKLYVSIYGNSYLNIEKGKIQKQKITAYGESKVMASEVESKETKLTAYGSGTFQLNATESIKVTSYGEATVLYKGDAKLKKGIIIGESTIKKVQ
- a CDS encoding helix-turn-helix domain-containing protein is translated as MKLTYFNVDKTSHLVEDFYHIVYSKKIVPLNATIIPLGNTGIAYIYSNGQKISLNNNETVIKNLIINGQFYKSYKFNVSEIGSACGLSFKPTALHKLTGLDISKFSHKYSVFNQIDKNLADKFENIFINHNNDFKKLFAKLEKLLLEIPIIENKNTIAIDKVLHTIHLKEGMISVNELLNEIPFGQKTLETLFKKMVGLTPAKYIRIFRFKNLMKQYESNKIDLKDLIYMYNYYDESHFAKDFKAFTSKSFKDYFKDEFTLIKKALKKP
- a CDS encoding threonine/serine ThrE exporter family protein; this encodes MKIPEKYQFIVALGKALHVYGIPSYKIQAYLTEVAKKQGITGSFMDSPTWINYVFYEDENSYNYVECVLPGSLNLGAYSRIAELTNKVIDSKINNDSIHKELNIIHAKTQEINHLYLVLAYALSAGCFSLLIGTNLVSFVFSLILGAFIYLLVFLTKKSKYLENVFESLSALVVTIICCLLTLIFPNLNLGLTILSSIIIFIPGLAITTALEEITSKSLVSGGAKLFDAIILLFKQFFGVLLGIALMTSLVNIDLTYHVSEMPKWTIYLAIPILSITLLPIFQVRKKDMLFGVLTGVVAFLMTVLFSGYGILVSTFIGTLVVVAMSRLFGLISKTPKTVYLIQGVVMLVPGSKSFMGLSNSFFNPSTTTGSVNLFEQVAFILMGIIGGLLFAGTFRERSPKKNKIEIKNN